In uncultured Desulfuromonas sp., the genomic stretch TTCGGCAAAATTTTTTCGAGACATTCTCAACTTTGACTAAAACTTCGTCACGCATTTTTATTTACTTTTAGGCACTGATTCGGGCGATAAGATGCGGCATGGCAATGCGATAGAGCAACCATCCCAAAAGAAGAAAAACAAAAGCCAACAACACAACCAGCCAAAACCCGCTCAGTTGGGTAGAAAAGCCGGTAACCATCCATTCACGTGTCGTAGTCAGGAGCGGAGTCACTGGATTTAGTCGAGCAAGAACTGCCGCAGCCCCACTTTGCGGCATGGGATAGACAACTGGGGTTAAAAAAAACCAAAGCTGGGCAAGAATGACAATTCCCCGACTCACATCCGTATAAAGAACACCCAGGGGTGTCATGAGAATGCCAAACATCAGTCCGAGTAGTAGCAATCCAAGGACACCGAGTGGCACATAAAAAAGAGTCACGGGAGGAATCATTTGAAACCAAACAAAAATGCCCGCTAGCAAAAAAATACGAATCACAAAATTAAACAAAACCTCCCCAAGTCCGGCTAGTATTAAAGCTTCTCGAGGGAAATTGATCTTGGCCAGCATACTTTTAGATTCAGTAACAAGCTTCAATGGACTATTCATAGCATCGACGAAGATTTGCCAAAGAACCGTTCCGGTCAAAACAAACAACGGATAAGGCATACCGGGGTCCTGCACATCAATCACTTTTTGAGAATTCAAGTAGACCCAAACAGCCATAGAAAACAGCGGAGGTAAAAAAGCCCAAAGATAACCAAACATTGTCTGACGATATTGCGCACTAAGATTACGGATAAACAACCTCCAGGCAAGTTCTCGTGAAGCAACAAGGTCGGCAATCATTGACCTCATCAGCTGGCCGGGATGTCGCAAACAGGACGCAGGGCTGTACACAGTTATTTTTTGTTGAGCCTTTGGTGTCATTTCTTTCCTCATAAATCAAGCACTCTACCGTTGACTAGAGTTCAGGCATTTCCTGATGCTGTAACGACTTAAGAGTCATTAAAATCTGCATATCCATCAGGATTCGCACGCTGCCATCGCCAGGCATCTTCACACATCCGCTGAAGATCAAACTCAGACTTCCACCCCAACAACTCATAAGCGCGATTGGCCTCGGCATAGCAGCTTGCAACGTCACCGGGTCGTCGAGAAACGATTTCAAAAGGAATTTGGATACCGCTCGCCCATTCAAAGGCTTTGACAACGTCCAAAACAGAAGACCCCTCTCCAGTGCCAAGGTTCACGGTAAGCAATTTATTTTCCTGATGTGTCCATTCCAACCCTTTATCAAGAGCGCTTACGTGCCCTTTAGCCAAGTCCACCACATGCACATAATCCCTGACACCAGTGCCGTCGGGCGTTGGATAATCGTCGCCAAAAACATAAAGTTTATCACGCTTGCCGACGGCAACCTGGGCGATAAATGGCAAGAGGTTATTGGGGATACCGCGAGGGTCTTCTCCCAACATGCCGGATTCATGCGCACCTATTGGATTGAAATAACGAAGAACGACGATATTCCAGTTCGGATCTGAGGCGGATAAATCTCCCAGAACCTGTTCAATCATCAACTTGGTACGACCATAAGGGTTGGTTGGAGCGACCATTGCATTTTCTGTAATCGGAACACAGACAGGATCACCATAGACCGTGGCCGATGAGCTGAAAACCAGATTTTTACAGCCATAATCGGCCATAACTTCACACAAAGTAAAAGTCATGCCGACATTATTAGTATAATAACGCAACGGGTTAGTGACGGATTCTCCGACAGCCTTATGCCCGGCAAAGTGAATAACGGCATCAATGTGATGTGCGGCAAAAATCTCTTTCATTCTCTGTCGGTCACCGACGTCGTAAGGATAAAATATAATATTTTTACCGGTGATGGCCTCCACGCGCCGCACAGCCTCTTGTGAGGCATTGACCAAATTATCAATACATACCACCTCATGGCCAGCGGACAACAATTCAACCATAGTGTGTGAACCGATGTAGCCTGCGCCACCCGTGACCAAAACCTGCATGTGATTTGCTCCTTGAAAAATCACCGTACACCGGCAAGTCAATTACGGCTTGATTTTCACCGACATAAAGACCTTAAACGTGTCGTCTGGTTATTCAATCATCCCTTTTCAGCGTTAATCAGCGTCCTGACAAGATTGGTCGCGTTTTTCCTCACTGCGAAGAGTTCTTTCTTTTTTAGCTCCTCGAAAAACTCGAATCAACAAAAGCCATGATCTGTCGCGTAAACTCCCGAAAATCATCAAGATGCCTTGTAATGATCGCAAACACAATCCGCCAGTCAATCTCCTGATAAGCGTGAACAGCTGTATTTCTGAACCCAACAGCTTTGGTCATCCGTCCCGCCAAAGTAGCATCAAGACAACCTGCCCTTTCCAAGGAGGCAAACGTTTGGGCCATGGTCTCTGGAGCAGGAATCTCAAGATCACTAATAACATGTAGTCCGATATCCACACATTGCTGAACTGCACGTTCAAGATTCAAAACAATGATATCCTGCAAATCAAGATTATCAGCGAGTTGTCGGCAGGAAGCCGGAGTTTTGTCCTCAATACGTGCCACGCAGCGTCTGAGGCTTTCCAATTTATTGAGCACAACATCTCTATCCATTGAGAAACCTCTGCTGTCGTTCCATCAGAGTCCGTGTGACATAAGGCATCATGTCTGCCTGATTGTAGATCATCCGTTGTAAAAGCATGGCCAGTGCCGGGGAATCATTCTTAATCACAACCTTACCTTTGCATAAAATCTGTTTCAAAATCGTTCCGGATAAATTTGACAGATCGACGAGATCAACACTGCGCATAAATGTTCGTTCCAGCTCATCTTTAAGACGCATTTTTTGTTCTGCATCCAGGGCATGACCATAAAGAACCGCAAGATCCACATCACTGTTGGCTCGCATAGTTCCGGTCGCGGCAGAACCATAAAGAATTGCCAACTTCAACCCTTGTTCCTTATTCAGAGCACTAACTGTTTGCTTAAAAATTTCCATTGAGTCCAGTTGCTGTGCCATGCGTTTCCATCTTTATTTGTTTAATGACGTCACAAGGAGCTTGCCAACAACCTGTACGCTCAAAAAAGTTACTGCGAGTTTTTGAAAATCGCGGCTGAAGCCGCTCCTACCACCTACACGTTGAAGCGAAATCAGTCCTCAAACAACGCCAGCAACTCATCACCGGTCAGTGTACCATGGTCATCCGCCGCGCCCTCTTGTCGACAAACCACCTCAGCCAGTTGCCGTTTTTTCTCCTGCAAATCAAGTATTTTTTCTTCAATCGTTCCCTGAGCCACCAGCTTATAGACGAACACCGGTTTGTCCTGACCAATCCGATACGCCCGATCCGTGGCCTGATTTTCAACAGCCGGATTCCACCATGGGTCATAATGAATCACCGTGTCCGCCGCAGTCAGGTTTAAGCCGACTCCTCCGGCCTTCAGGCTGATCAAAAACAGCGGAACCTCGCCTTCCTGAAAACGTGCAATGGCTTCATCACGCTTGCGGGTGCGTCCGGTTAATTTACTATAACCGATAGAACGAACATCAAGCTCTTTTTCAATCAAGCTTAACATGGAGGTAAACTGTGAAAAAATCAGAATTTTGCGCCCTTCGGATAATAGTGTTTCGAGCATCTCCAGCAGCCGCTCCAGCTTGGCGGATTGTTTAACCTTGCGCGCGCTTTCCAACTTGAGCAAACGGGGGTCACAGCACACCTGGCGTAATTTGAGCAACGCTTCGAGAATTTCAATATGGCTTTTTTTCAAGCCTTTACGCGCCAAAAGCTCAGACACTTTGTGCGACATGGCCGAGCGCACGCTTTCATAGAGACGGGCCTGAGCACTTTCGAATTCAATTCGGCTGACAATGGTGGTTTTAGGCGGTAATTCCGTGGCAACCTGCTGCTTGTCACGCCGCAACACAAAGGGATGGATACGCCGCTCCAGTTCGCGCCGCCGTTCTACATTTCCGGCTTTTTCAATGGGAGAACGAAACAAGCGGCTGAATGATTCCCGTCCGCCGAGATAACCGGGCATGAGGAAATGAAACAACGACCACAGCTCGCCAAGATGATTTTCCACCGGCGTACCGGTCAAGCATAAACGATGACGCGCTTGCATGGAGCATGCCGCCTGGGCCATTTTGGTTGTCGGATTTTTAATGGCCTGGGCTTCATCAAGAATCAACAGATGGAATTCCACACTCTGAAAGAGCTCCGCGTCCCGTTGCAGCAGGGCATAACTGGTGACGATAAGATCTTGTTCCGGCAACTGTTCGCGCATGGTTTTACGTTGCGGGCCATGCCAGATCATCACGGTCAAATCGGCGGCAAAGCGCCGGGCCTCATTTCGCCAGGTGCTCAACACACTGGTCGGCGACACCACCAGGGTGGGTGCATCAAGCCGTCCGGATTCCTTTTCAAGCAGCACGTGCGCCAAGGCCTGAAGTGTTTTTCCCAAGCCCATATCATCCGCCAAAATACCACCAAAGGCGTAATCACGTAAAAACTGCAGCCAGCTCATACCTTTTTGCTGATAATCACGCAAGGATGCGGCGAGGCCACGGGGTGCGGCGACACTCTCAATACCGTCGAACCGGCGTAATCGTTCAGCCAGCTCCTTGAGTTTGTCGTCACCGCGCCATGTCGTCGGCATCCCTTCACCGGGCAAACTTTCCTGTAGCGACGACAAGGCGTGAATTCTGGCCGTAGGCAGCGACAGGGATCCTGAAGGGTCCAGCGTTGTCTTTTCATACAGCTCCACCAGCGTTTCGACCACCGGCTCAACAACGGATTTCGGGCATTCCAGCCAGCGCCCGTCCTGTAGTTCCACCAGAAGAGGCTGTTCTGTTTCGCCCTGCTCCAAATACTGCGCCAGCAGCGGCAGCAAGGCAATTTTGCGTCCCTCAATCCAGATGTCGAGGCCAAGGTCAAACCAGCCACCCGGCGTTTCCTGGACATCAAAGGTCAATTCATCGGGCGCGACAAAACGCAGCTGAAAACTCGGTTCGATGTCGATTTGCCAGCCTGCGGATTCAAGCTCGGCAAGCTGGTTGAGAAAGGCTTTCCACATCGCCGCTGACGTCGCAACAGTCTCGGCGGGAAACACCAGATCCAGTGACCTGACCGGGGAAAGACCGGCCGTTGTCGCCGGCTGGAATCCCCGATCACTCAAAAAAGCCAATGCACTGTATTCAACATCGCTATCGCGCTTAACACGCCAATAGCCCCCGTCATGCTCGACCAAGGCTATCTCAGAGTGGTTGGCGCCGATCTCGGCGTCAAAAGACAGCGGTGGATAGTCGAAAGTCAATCTGGCAACATGGACGCGGCGGCCACGCTTTAATTCACGACTCATCAAACGCAGGTGCGGCACACAGGTTGAGTCAGCATTGGAAATCCGCACGTCCACCGGCAAAGGAATATCTTCGCCTGGAAACGTTTGCAACATGAACAGGGCGAGTTCCCGCGTACGATTTTCGGGCACCGGCGGTAATTGGCGCAGCAAACGCAGTTCCCGGCTCGACAGGGGGCTGATCAACTCACCACAACACTGGCGCTTCTTATCGAGATAACAAGGGGGGATTGTCGGGATCAGACTCAACGCCTCGCCGTCGTCGAGCTGACAATGCAGTTGTCGCTCGCCGGAAGCCGTTGTTCGCCAACCCAAAGAGAGTGTTTTGGGCTCCGCGAAAGATAAGGGTGTTTCGGAGGGCTGAGCCACAAAACAGCGCCCGGTTTCGATCATCTTGCGCAGGGCCAACATGCCGACATCGCCGGTTAACTCAAGCGTTGCCTCTCCGGGGGATTCGATGTGCAACAGAGAGACGATTTCAGTATCTTTATCCGTGACCCATGGCGGTCGATAGTACCATTCCAGAATTTGACGAACATGGCAGGACGAGGCCTTTCCCCACCCCCCTTTTTTCAAACGGCGGCTTTTAAGTAGACGACAGAAGCAACCATCGTCTTCACAGTCGAGCACGAACAACAGCTGCTCACGGCGAACACCGTCTCGAACGACAATGTTGTCTCCGGATACTGGAAAAGCCTCTTGTACACGTGTTCGCCAAATATCCAGGGCATCTTTATTTCTCGGCGGAAGACGGTCACGCACATCTTCGCGATCATGATGAAGCCCTTGCAAAAAATCCAACAACGCAGCCACGACATGTTTACAATTGTACTCCATCGGGCAAGTACAATCGCCTTCGACCTCAAGGCCCGACCCCGTATCAGAGAAAAAAATCTCCTGTTCATAAAAGTAGCCGCGACTGCCCTGCACCGAGGCATAAAGCACCTGTGCGTCGCTGTCATATTCAAAATCAAGCACCCGCCCCTGCTTGAAATACTGCTGCCCACGTTGATAGGTCTTAGCATTACATAAAGAGCGTATGGTTTCTTTTGTTAACTGATCAAGCAGCATAATTTTTCATCACCAATCCATGGATTGTCGAGAATAGGAGCCAGAGCATAAACGGTCAGGAGATTAGCCCCCCATTGCACATCAATATAACGCGCTAAACACCATAACGCACCAAATCACGCCTATTGTTAACAACTGTGGATCTTTCAGCAACGCTGTCGTTGGATCACCATCACGTCCCTGCTGAACCCGGCGGACATAACGGTACAAACCGTAGGCGCATACAGGTATCGAAGCAATCAATGCATGATGGCTGATACAGTACATGGTATAGGTCAGCAAAGAAGCAACTGCGGTCAGTTTGACAATTCGTAACAGTTGATTTCGCGAGTAGTGCATCAGTGTCTGTCGGTGGCTGGCGGCATTATCTCCAAGCTGTGTAATTTCGCTGAGGCGCTTACCGGCAGCTAAAAAGATCGCGAGAAGAAAGACGGATAAATAGAGCCAGAGAGTCACATTGACATGGTAAACAACGCCTCCGACATGTAGACGCAGCAGGAAGAAAAAAGCGATCATCACCAAATCGATCCACGGCAGATGCTTGAACCATAGCGTATATGCCAAGGATAAAATGAAATAGCTGATCAACCACAGCATCAAGTCCGGAACAGACAACCAGCTCAACAGCAGCGAACAAACGGCTAGCAGCAAGGCAAGAATTAACGCTTGCCGAACCGTGATCTTTCCTGCCGGCAACGGCCGATAACATTTTTTCGGATGATTCCGGTCGGCCTTAAGGTCAAAGACATCATTAACAATATAGCAACTACTGGAAAAGAGAGAAAATGCAACGAAAGGCGTTGCCAAGGCTTGCACGCCGTCAACCGCAAAAAACTTGCCCGCCAGAAAGGGCGGAAAAAACAACATCAGATTTTTAAGCCATTGCGCAGGGCGCAAAAGTTTCAACGTCACAGCCATCAAAACCAATGTCCGCCAAAATTCAGTATCATTGAGAGCTTTTCGAATCAACGGCAGCAGATTGATCCAGTTTTTTCAGGAAAGAAGCCGCAGCCTGTTTAAAAAAATCTGAATCTTCCGACATAGAGAGACTCTCTTCGAATGAAGCACGAGCCTGTTCCTGTTCACCCAGACGAAAATATTCCCTGCCGACTATATAGGCATAAAAAGCGCGCTCACCACGCTTTTTCCTCAATTCATACAGCCTGATCAGCTCATATCTTTCCTGCCGTTTCGTATCTTCCGCGGACTCGGAAACGATTATTTTCTGCACGTCAATCAAGCGCTTTAAAAGGATGCCACTTTTATCATTTTTTTCATGGTAATTATCACGCAAATAACGACGCGCTTCAAACCACTTCCCATCAGCCATAAGCCCCTTTGCACGATTAGCCACCCAATATTCCTTATTTTTCAAGGATTCTTCAGGGGTGTGTTCCTCGAAAATTGCATAACCTTCTTCCGTGTTGCCTTCTTTAATCAGAGCAATTGCCAGGTTGTTTTTTGCCGGAAAAAACGTTGGAGATTTTTCAACGGTATCGCGAAACAATAACAGGTTATCTTGCCATAAGCGGACTCTATCCAGAGTAGATACAGCGAATACGATGCCCACAACAACAAAAATGGTTATTAAGATTTTTTTTCTAAAATAAAGTGCCGCTATCGAAATAATTGCAGGGCACCAGAACAAGATAGGGACGTACAAATATCGCTCGGCAATGGGAGTCCAGGTCATTTTGGAAAAGACTACCAAAAATGCTGAACTTAAAACTGCCACGCCAACCAAATAAAATTGCGTAGCAATATTTAATCGCAACAAGGCAACAAAAACCAACAGAACGGCTGCGCATCCCAGTCCAAAATAGATATCCGGCACACCGTTGATGCCAAAATTAAGCGGCCACGGCCAAAGAAACTTTTTAAAATAAAAACCAAAAACTTTAAAAACAACAAATAATGCGTCAGCAAAGCCTTTTTCCGCGACACGACCAGCAACACCGACAAGCGCCTTGGATGCTCCAAGATCTCCCCCCGACATAGAGATATGGCGCATAAAAAAATAGACTGCCCCCCCGAGTAAGACTCCAGAATACCGCCAAAGAATCTGTCTCCATTTAGATCTGACGAAAACAAGAATATGTTTACCGTCTTGAGGCAGCAATAACATCCAACCTAGGGGTAAAAAGAAAACAGCAACTTCCTTACTCAGGCAGGCGCATAGATAAAAAAGTGCGGAGAAAAACAGGCGGGTCACAGGCATTGAAACAGCGCAGTTCTCCCTTGGTAACAGACATATAACTGAGAGCAAAAGAAAAAAAACCGCCAGAAGATCAGTGCGCCCTGAAATCCAGGCAACGGTTTCCACCGTCACGGGATGAACAAGAAAGAGCAAAGAAGTGCTGAAGGGGAGCCAGCGAAAAAAGGGGACCTCGTCATTATGAAATCGGGAGATCAGGATAAAAAGCAACACAGCATTAAGAATATGCAACAAAAAGTTTTCAAGATGCATACTCATTGTACTCATACCACTGAACCACAAATCCAGATAAAAGGTCAAAATGAGCAGAGGACGGTAATACGTGCCCCCACCATTAAAAAAATGATCCCAAAAAGAATAGTCGGGTGCATTGAATATCCGGTTGATAAGAACTGAATCATCCACGGAGCACAGAGGGGCATAGATCAAAGGATAGAACAGAGCTATCCCAGTTAGAATGAGCAATACTATTTGTATACGTTTTGTCATGATTCTTTTGCTATACCGACAACATCAAGAAAGTAATGCTCAAGATCACAGCGTATTGGTTCGACCAGAACAGGCAAAGTGTTTTGTTGCTCCAGTGCCGCAAGGGTCTTTCCCAAGGCTTTTTTCTCACACTGAAATTCATAATAACTACCAGAAAAAACCGTGTCGAAACCATCAATATTATCAGAGAGAAGCAAACGATAACCTGACACGCCGCCGGTCAGGA encodes the following:
- a CDS encoding DUF86 domain-containing protein, whose product is MDRDVVLNKLESLRRCVARIEDKTPASCRQLADNLDLQDIIVLNLERAVQQCVDIGLHVISDLEIPAPETMAQTFASLERAGCLDATLAGRMTKAVGFRNTAVHAYQEIDWRIVFAIITRHLDDFREFTRQIMAFVDSSFSRS
- a CDS encoding decaprenyl-phosphate phosphoribosyltransferase; the encoded protein is MAVTLKLLRPAQWLKNLMLFFPPFLAGKFFAVDGVQALATPFVAFSLFSSSCYIVNDVFDLKADRNHPKKCYRPLPAGKITVRQALILALLLAVCSLLLSWLSVPDLMLWLISYFILSLAYTLWFKHLPWIDLVMIAFFFLLRLHVGGVVYHVNVTLWLYLSVFLLAIFLAAGKRLSEITQLGDNAASHRQTLMHYSRNQLLRIVKLTAVASLLTYTMYCISHHALIASIPVCAYGLYRYVRRVQQGRDGDPTTALLKDPQLLTIGVIWCVMVFSALY
- the galE gene encoding UDP-glucose 4-epimerase GalE, translating into MQVLVTGGAGYIGSHTMVELLSAGHEVVCIDNLVNASQEAVRRVEAITGKNIIFYPYDVGDRQRMKEIFAAHHIDAVIHFAGHKAVGESVTNPLRYYTNNVGMTFTLCEVMADYGCKNLVFSSSATVYGDPVCVPITENAMVAPTNPYGRTKLMIEQVLGDLSASDPNWNIVVLRYFNPIGAHESGMLGEDPRGIPNNLLPFIAQVAVGKRDKLYVFGDDYPTPDGTGVRDYVHVVDLAKGHVSALDKGLEWTHQENKLLTVNLGTGEGSSVLDVVKAFEWASGIQIPFEIVSRRPGDVASCYAEANRAYELLGWKSEFDLQRMCEDAWRWQRANPDGYADFNDS
- a CDS encoding nucleotidyltransferase domain-containing protein, producing MAQQLDSMEIFKQTVSALNKEQGLKLAILYGSAATGTMRANSDVDLAVLYGHALDAEQKMRLKDELERTFMRSVDLVDLSNLSGTILKQILCKGKVVIKNDSPALAMLLQRMIYNQADMMPYVTRTLMERQQRFLNG
- a CDS encoding ABC transporter permease, yielding MTPKAQQKITVYSPASCLRHPGQLMRSMIADLVASRELAWRLFIRNLSAQYRQTMFGYLWAFLPPLFSMAVWVYLNSQKVIDVQDPGMPYPLFVLTGTVLWQIFVDAMNSPLKLVTESKSMLAKINFPREALILAGLGEVLFNFVIRIFLLAGIFVWFQMIPPVTLFYVPLGVLGLLLLGLMFGILMTPLGVLYTDVSRGIVILAQLWFFLTPVVYPMPQSGAAAVLARLNPVTPLLTTTREWMVTGFSTQLSGFWLVVLLAFVFLLLGWLLYRIAMPHLIARISA
- a CDS encoding DEAD/DEAH box helicase; translated protein: MLLDQLTKETIRSLCNAKTYQRGQQYFKQGRVLDFEYDSDAQVLYASVQGSRGYFYEQEIFFSDTGSGLEVEGDCTCPMEYNCKHVVAALLDFLQGLHHDREDVRDRLPPRNKDALDIWRTRVQEAFPVSGDNIVVRDGVRREQLLFVLDCEDDGCFCRLLKSRRLKKGGWGKASSCHVRQILEWYYRPPWVTDKDTEIVSLLHIESPGEATLELTGDVGMLALRKMIETGRCFVAQPSETPLSFAEPKTLSLGWRTTASGERQLHCQLDDGEALSLIPTIPPCYLDKKRQCCGELISPLSSRELRLLRQLPPVPENRTRELALFMLQTFPGEDIPLPVDVRISNADSTCVPHLRLMSRELKRGRRVHVARLTFDYPPLSFDAEIGANHSEIALVEHDGGYWRVKRDSDVEYSALAFLSDRGFQPATTAGLSPVRSLDLVFPAETVATSAAMWKAFLNQLAELESAGWQIDIEPSFQLRFVAPDELTFDVQETPGGWFDLGLDIWIEGRKIALLPLLAQYLEQGETEQPLLVELQDGRWLECPKSVVEPVVETLVELYEKTTLDPSGSLSLPTARIHALSSLQESLPGEGMPTTWRGDDKLKELAERLRRFDGIESVAAPRGLAASLRDYQQKGMSWLQFLRDYAFGGILADDMGLGKTLQALAHVLLEKESGRLDAPTLVVSPTSVLSTWRNEARRFAADLTVMIWHGPQRKTMREQLPEQDLIVTSYALLQRDAELFQSVEFHLLILDEAQAIKNPTTKMAQAACSMQARHRLCLTGTPVENHLGELWSLFHFLMPGYLGGRESFSRLFRSPIEKAGNVERRRELERRIHPFVLRRDKQQVATELPPKTTIVSRIEFESAQARLYESVRSAMSHKVSELLARKGLKKSHIEILEALLKLRQVCCDPRLLKLESARKVKQSAKLERLLEMLETLLSEGRKILIFSQFTSMLSLIEKELDVRSIGYSKLTGRTRKRDEAIARFQEGEVPLFLISLKAGGVGLNLTAADTVIHYDPWWNPAVENQATDRAYRIGQDKPVFVYKLVAQGTIEEKILDLQEKKRQLAEVVCRQEGAADDHGTLTGDELLALFED